The following coding sequences lie in one Pseudomonas syringae CC1557 genomic window:
- the livG gene encoding high-affinity branched-chain amino acid ABC transporter ATP-binding protein LivG, producing MSRPLLQATGLSMRFGGLLAVNGVALTVNKGQVVSMIGPNGAGKTTVFNCLTGFYRPSAGTILLDGEPIQGLAGHQIARKGVVRTFQNVRLFKEMTAVENLLVAQHRHLNTNFLSGLFKTPAFRRSEREAMEYAEYWLEAVNLREFANRPAGTLAYGQQRRLEIARCMMTRPRILMLDEPAAGLNPRETDDLKALIGVLRNDHDATVLLIEHDMKLVMSISDHIVVINQGTPLADGTPEQIRDNPDVIKAYLGEA from the coding sequence ATGAGCCGCCCATTACTGCAAGCCACCGGCTTGAGCATGCGTTTCGGCGGTCTGCTGGCGGTCAACGGCGTTGCCCTGACCGTGAATAAAGGGCAGGTCGTGTCGATGATCGGCCCCAACGGCGCAGGCAAGACCACGGTCTTCAACTGCCTGACCGGTTTCTACCGGCCCAGCGCCGGCACCATTCTGCTGGACGGTGAGCCGATTCAGGGCCTCGCCGGTCACCAGATCGCTCGCAAGGGCGTGGTACGCACCTTCCAGAACGTGCGCCTGTTCAAGGAAATGACTGCCGTGGAAAACCTGCTGGTTGCCCAGCATCGGCATTTGAATACCAATTTTTTGTCCGGTCTATTCAAGACCCCGGCCTTCCGCCGCAGTGAACGCGAAGCCATGGAGTACGCCGAGTACTGGCTGGAAGCGGTCAACCTGCGGGAATTCGCCAACCGTCCTGCCGGCACACTGGCCTACGGTCAGCAACGCCGGCTGGAGATCGCCCGCTGCATGATGACCCGCCCGCGCATCCTGATGCTCGACGAACCGGCTGCCGGACTGAACCCCAGAGAGACCGACGATCTGAAAGCGCTGATCGGCGTGCTGCGCAACGATCACGACGCCACCGTGCTGTTGATCGAGCACGACATGAAACTGGTGATGAGCATTTCCGACCACATCGTCGTGATCAATCAGGGCACACCGCTGGCGGACGGAACACCGGAACAGATTCGCGACAATCCTGACGTGATCAAAGCCTACCTGGGGGAAGCGTAA
- a CDS encoding ABC transporter ATP-binding protein, translating to MLQFENVSTFYGKIQALHSVNVEVRQGEIVTLIGANGAGKSTLLMTLCGSPRAHSGSIRYMGEELVGQESSIIMRKSIAVVPEGRRVFARLTVEENLAMGGFFTEKADYQEQMDKVLHLFPRLKERFNQRGGTMSGGEQQMLAIGRALMSKPKLLLLDEPSLGLAPIIIQQIFEIVEQLRRDGVTVFLVEQNANQALKVADRAYVLENGRVVMQGTGEELLVDPKVRDAYLGG from the coding sequence ATGCTGCAATTCGAAAACGTTTCCACCTTCTACGGCAAGATCCAGGCGCTGCACAGCGTCAACGTGGAAGTGCGTCAGGGCGAGATCGTGACCCTGATCGGTGCCAACGGCGCCGGCAAGTCCACCCTGCTGATGACCCTGTGCGGCTCACCCCGCGCCCACAGTGGCAGCATCCGTTATATGGGCGAAGAGCTGGTCGGTCAGGAATCATCGATCATCATGCGCAAGAGCATTGCCGTAGTGCCGGAAGGCCGTCGTGTGTTTGCGCGTCTGACGGTCGAAGAAAACCTGGCAATGGGCGGCTTTTTCACGGAAAAGGCTGACTATCAAGAGCAGATGGACAAGGTCCTGCACCTGTTCCCACGCCTCAAGGAACGCTTCAATCAACGCGGCGGCACCATGTCCGGTGGTGAACAGCAGATGCTCGCCATCGGCCGCGCATTGATGAGCAAACCCAAGCTGCTGTTGCTCGACGAGCCCTCGCTGGGCTTGGCACCGATCATCATTCAGCAGATTTTCGAGATTGTCGAACAACTGCGCCGCGACGGCGTAACAGTGTTCCTGGTCGAGCAAAACGCCAACCAGGCCCTGAAAGTCGCGGACCGCGCCTACGTGCTGGAGAACGGCCGCGTGGTTATGCAAGGCACTGGCGAAGAACTGCTGGTCGATCCGAAAGTACGGGATGCGTATCTGGGCGGTTAA